The genomic segment TGTTTACCAATGAGCGATTTGAGCTACCCTTTCTTTTCGATTATAATTCACTGAAGAAGTTGCTATTTTACGGACACATATTCTCGCAGGGTATGATTGTAATCAATTATGTTACCAGTATAGAAGTGAGTAAAAATCTGCGGCGTCGTATACGGGAGGAAGTACTGCGGCAGAAAAGGGTTTTTGAGATACAAAAACCTGGCGTGGACTTAATAAGTTTTTTTAAACGCCATGCCCTGGTGGTACGCCATACTATTGATATTCTTGTAACACTGGCCAAGGTAAATGTTATATCTAATTCACAAATCGAAAGAATTTTTCCCAAGGCGGTTTTGAGTCGTGAGCCACATGCAGGTGTAATACAACGACTAAAGCGCATATATGCCAGTTATGGTTTTTCTAAACATGATGCAGAACTGATACAAGCCATGTGGCATGATCTTTGTCAATTGACCGATATTATTGTGCGAAAGCCGGAGGTTTGGGTGGCCGTATTATTATATAGTTATGCTCAGATCAATTACTTGAACAACGTCACCGTGGAAAGCCTGGCGGCGGATATGCATATTTCAGAAGCGAGTATCTATAAAAACAAAAACAAATTAAGCCGAATTCTGGAACTAAAACCCTTTGATCCACGCTATTTAGGTGAAGAAGGTTTTGTAGTTTCGTTATTCATGCCGTAATATTAGGGAGGGAGAGCGAAATGGAGTGTAATAAATGCGGACGTCAATTGTCGGAAACTGAGACGGATTGTCCTTATTGCAAGGCAGAATCCCAGCCGGTTCATATTCTAACTCCTGAGGAACGGCAGGACTTTAAAGGAGTAACTATTGAACAGGATTCGGATAACCGGTATAGTGATACCCAGTATGAACGGTCGCAGTATTCAGCTAATGAGCGGATTTTTATGCGGCAGGTCAAATTCAATAGTTTAAGCGGAGGTTGGTTTAGCAAACTTGTGTGGGGGTTGATTCTGGCCGGCATCGTGATGTTTGCCTTTTCTTCCCTGTTCGTTGTAGCCCTTGTTGGAGCAATAGCATGGCTGATTATTCACATCTTCCGTTAGTGTAAATAAAAACCACGATAAGGTGTTTTCCCTATCGTGGTTTTGTTTTTTTGTGTGAGCGTGTGCGTTCGTAAGCCGGCACAAGTTCTTATTGCAGTAGTTCTTGCTTCATGGCAAGGTATTTAGCCGTGTAGTAGGGCCCGTTCTGCGCTTCGCGGTGATCGAAGCCATAAGCTCTGCGGCTAACCGCTAGGACAGGCGGTGCCTGAATCCGTTTTGCTACAGCCATACCCGTATAAAGTTTCCACCAGCGCTCCAAATCGTTGATAAAATCTGCGGGGGTAGCGAAGATTTTTTTTGTTACTTGTGGTTCGCAGCCAATCCTTTCTTCTAAGATTCCCTCCTTATACCAGGTTAGTATGTCTTCCGGTGTGGCCCTGTGCCAATGCTCCATGAAGGATTTAAAGAGATAATCGTGATAAGGATAAATGATCGGATCACCTTTTCCTTCATCAACGGCTTGTTCAAAGGATAATTCGGCACTGGGAACGATATCAATCGAGCGTTGCGGTATGACAGCGCGGCCGAAAACCTGCTCGTTTAAATAAACAGCCAAAGCATAAACCTGATGTTTCCAAAGATCAGACAAGGCGGCCAGGAAACCGGATTGATCACCGTAGAGCGTAGAGTAGCCGACAGTCGTTTCTGTTTTGTTGGCGTTACAGGTAAAGCCACCGCCAAAGGCAGCGGCGATACCTGCCAGTATGCGGGAAGAGCGATCGCGAGCCTGAATATTTTCCGTGACGAAGGGAGATACGGAAAGTTTGGTTTCGCTTGAATCGGCTAGATTGATAATAGGAGTTTCTGAGATCTGCTTAATCGTATAGTCGACGGTCTCCTGAATAGGCATAACCGTGTATAAACAACCCAGGTTACGTGCCAGCTCGGCGGCTAGGCCCTTGGTGGTCTCCGAGTTGAACTGGCTGGGCATGTTTACCAGCAGAACATTCTGTGGACCGAGAATGTCTGCGTAAAGGGCGGCGCTTACTGCCGAATCAATGCCGCCGGATATACCGATAACTACTCTTCTGATGCCGATGGCTGCCGTGAATTTTTCAATTCCATAACGCAGGGCTGTATAAATACTTTTCATGTCGTGATCATTTGGTGTAGTGATTGGCGGTAACTCTAAGCCCTTGGTTTGCAAGTCAAGCGTGATTGTTTGGGTCAGCGCGATAAACGGAGGACAATAGGCCACAACATCACCCTGGCCATTATACACTGTACTGAACCCGTCAAAAGTATAGAGGGTTTTACCGTTGTTTTGCAGTCCTACATTGTTTACATAAATTAGAGGGACGCCAGCATAGCGAGCCTGTTCTGAAAAAACGCGGTTACGTTTGTTATTTTTATTGAGGGTATAAGGTGAACTGGATATGTTGATGATTATGTTCAAAGGGCCATTTTGCTGCAAAAGCTTGATGGGACTTATGGAATAATCGTCGCTCCAACCGTCTTCGCAAAGAATGCAGCCCAGTTTACAGGACTTTCCGTCAATTTGGACCGTTACGGGTTGCAATAAATCTTCCAGTTTTTCCTGACGTTCCATGGCTAATTTGCGTAAACTAAAGAAATGTCTGGTGTCGTCAAATTCCCGGTAGTTAGGCAGCAGCGTTTTAATCCGGAACGGATAGGGGAAGTTATCCGCTCCCTGCAATTGACCGTTCTGTGCAACAAAAACAGCATTATATTTTCTAACGCGGCCGTCATCGCCGCATTTTTTCCAGTCAACGGCTACATTGCCAAAGACAATGATGATATGATTGGAAGCCTCGATAATTTTGTTGCCATAATACTCACAGTCTCTTAAAAATGCCGGTTGTTCCCAGGTGTCTCCCAGTAAATAACCGGGAATGGCCATTTCGGGGAATATAACCATATGGCAATTGTGTTGGCGGGCTTCCTGAATGATGGACAGCATGGTCTGAAAGTTATCGCTGGGACGGCCAGGGATAACTTCCATTTGTCCTAGAGCTATTTTTAACAAATGTATACACCTCTTATGGTAGTTTGTGTTGTCGCCATGATTTGAGAAACAGGCGAGTATTATAGTCAGTAGAATCGACAATAACATCAATACTTCTCTGTAGAAGGAAGATGTCCTTCCAGGATATAAAAGAATATAACAGATTGAATTGTCGATCAACTAGGGTGTGCCTTCAAAATTAGCGAGATGTTCACTGGCGAGTGATTTTCGTGGCAGGCTAGGCAAATTTTCGCAGGAATAATGGTTTTTATTTCAGAGAAAATTTAACGAAATATGCTGCGAAAAGCGCCGCCTGTGGCCGTTTTGATAATTTGAAGACACGCCCTAAGATCAAAAGAATTCATAGATCCGTTTATAGGTTAACCAGTAAAGAAGTAATTTTTATTCCATTTTAACCTAAATTATTTTTTTGCATACTCTGCATCGATAAGATTTACCGTTCCCTATAGCTTTTCTAAGTCGGTACAGATTTGTTTTCTGTTCTTGTAATGCACAAATTTGGTCGAATTTCCAATTTGATGGACAAGGCATAGCGGTTGTTTTGTCGAGGAAATACTGCATGTATGGTTTTATCAGGTTCCTCGGATTATCATGGAAAAGCAATGAATATATCCATCGCACCACGTTTTTTTAGGTCAGCGCAGATGGATGCGTAAAATCAAGTAGATAACCAATTTTTCAAGAATTCACTCCTTGACAGTATGTCTGGCCGATGCTAGAATAAACGTAAATAAATCTGAAACCGTTGATGCGGAAATCAAGACAATTGTGCACGCACAGAGAGTCCGGGAAGCTGAGAGCCGGATCGAATGCAGATTGTTAAATGGACCGCGGAGGGCGCAGTCAAAGGCCTTGGCCGAGTATTCTGCGACGTAAGGCATACGTCAGTTGCCGGGAATATGTTGGTATTCCGCAAAGCGCACAGGATTTTTCTTGTGAATCAAGGTGGCACCGCGGGTGGTCTAAGACTTAGACGTTTAAACCCGTCCTTGACATAGGTATTTTTATATCTATGTCAAGGACGGGTTATTTGTATTTTCAGAGGAGGTATTTACATGTTTCCCACACTAAAGCAGGCCAAGGAGCTTGCGGCGCAAGGGTATGCACGTATTCCGATCAGTCGGGAGATGTATGCCGATCGTTTTACGCCGATTGAGGTTATGCGTACGCTCAAACACGTTAGCAGTCATTGCTACATGCTGGAAAGCGCGGAGGATGCCCGACAGTGGGGAAGGTATACCTTTCTCGGGTTTGACCCGACCGCCGAATTGAGTTGCAAAGGGAAGCGCCTCTGTATTCGTGCAGGTACAACCGTTACTGAGCAGGTTTCACATCCGGGCGATGCCATTCGCCGCATCTTAGATGAAAATCGCAGTCCTAAGATCGAGGGCCTGCCGCCGTTTACCGGTGGACTGGTCGGTTACTTTTCCTATTCGTACATCGGCTATGCCGAGCCCAGTCTGAAGCTTGTACACGAGGACGGTCAATTTCAGGAGGTTGATCTGATGCTGTTTGACAAGGTGATCGCCTTTGATCATCTGCGGCAGAAGATTATTCTCATTGTCGGTGCGCGGTCTGCTGAATTAGAAACCAGCTATCATAAGGCAGTATATGAGCTTGATCAGCTTGTCGACTTGATTCGTAAAGGCTCAAAATGCGAGCCGCAGCCACCCAGGCTAAAGACTCCGCTCACACCCAGATTCAACCGCGAGCAGTATGGCGGCATGGTAGAGAAGGCGCAGCATTATATTCGCGAGGGCGATATCTTTCAGGCGGTGCTATCCAACCCGCTAACGGCAGAAATGGACGGCAGCCTGTTCGATGTATACCGTGTGCTACGCACAAGCAATCCCTCACCCTATATGTTCTACTTTTTCAGCAATGACATTGAAATTGCCGGCGCATCGCCCGAAACACTGGTAAAGCTAAAGGATGGCAAGCTGTTTACCTTCCCTCTGGCCGGTACCAGACCGCGCGGTAAAACAGATGCCGAGGATAAAGCGCTGGAAGCTGAACTGCTGCATGATGAAAAGGAGCTGGCCGAACACAATATGCTGGTAGATCTTGGCCGAAACGATATTGGCCGCATCAGCAGGATCGGTACAGTCAAGGTGGAGAAATACCTTGCGGTTGAGCGCTTCTCTCACGTCATGCATATCGGGTCAACCGTAACGGGTACAATTCGTGAAGATAAGGACGCGGTGGATGCGATCGATTCTATCCTGCCGGCGGGCACGTTGTCGGGTGCACCCAAAATTCGCGCCTGTGAGATCATCCATGAGTTGGAAGACTGTGAACGGGGTATTTACGGCGGTGCGATTGGGTATCTGGATTTTACTGGTAACCTTGATACCTGCATTGCTATCCGGCTGGCGTATAAAAAGGACGGCAAGGTCTGCGTGCGCTCGGGGGCGGGCATCGTGGCTGACAGTGTGCCGGACAGCGAATATCAGGAGTGCTTAAACAAGGCGAGCGCCGTTGTCCGCGCCATCGAAATCGCACAGGAGGGCATTGACGCATGATACTGCTTATCGATAACTATGACAGTTTTTCGTATAACCTATATCAGCTTATCGGTGTGGTAAATCCGGATATCCAGGTAATCCGCAACGACGAAAAGACGATTGCCCAGATCGAAGCGATGAGGCCGGAAGCCATCTTTTTGTCACCTGGGCCGGGCAAGCCCAGCGATGCGGGTGTCTGTGTGGAGGCTGTACGATATTTCGCGGATAAGATACCGATTTTTGGTGTGTGTCTTGGCCATCAGGCCATCTGTGAAGCATTCGGAGCAACGGTTTCGTATGCGTCCCGCCTGATGCACGGCAAGACCTCGGAAGCGGTACTCAATACAGAATCGCGTCTGTTTCGCGGCATGGGTGAATCACTTCAGGTTGCCCGGTATCATTCGCTGGCAGCCGTGCGTGGTTCGCTGCCGGATACGCTGATCGTGGTCGCAGAGACAGCAGAGGGCGAAATCATGGCAGTAGAACATACGAAATATGCTGTCTACGGCGTACAGTTTCACCCGGAATCGGTAATGACACCGGATGGTTTATCCATTATTCGCAATTTCTTGGAGGAAAATGACCATGATTAAAGAAGCCATTCTCATGTTGAGCAAAAAACAGAATTTGAGCTATGGAGAGGCCAATCAAGTCATGCACGAAATTATGTCCGGCGAGGCAACCCCGGTGCAGATGTCAGCCTACTTGGCTGCGCTGTCCATGAAGGGGGAAACCATTGACGAGATTACCGGCTCGGCGGCGGGTATGCGAGCTCATTGTATTAAGCTGCTGCACGATATGGATGTGCTGGAAATTGTGGGCACCGGCGGCGACGGCTCCCATTCCTTTAATATTTCTACCACATCCTCATTGGTCATTTCGGCCGCCGGTGTACCGGTGGCTAAGCACGGTAACCGTGCGGCATCTTCCAAGTGCGGCTCGGCCGATGTTCTGGAGGCGTTGGGTGTTAATATTACCATTTCCCCGGAGCGGAGCGCAGCGATGCTCAAAAAAATTGGAATTTGCTTTTTGTTTGCGCAAAACTATCACATTGCGATGAAGTATGTGGCGCCGATTCGCCGTGAATTGGGCATTCGTACAGTGTTTAACATTTTAGGGCCGCTTTCCAATCCGGCGGGGGCCAACCTGGAGTTGATGGGTGTATACGATGCGGAACTGGTTGAGCCGCTGGCTCGGGTTATGTACAATTTGGGCGTGCGGCGCGGTATGGTCGTATATGGCGAAGATTGTTTGGACGAAATTTCCATGAGTGCGCCCACCAGGGTTTGTGAAATTGCCCAGGGCGGTGAGTTTCATTGCTACACCATTACACCTGAGCAGTTTGGCTATATCCGCTGTGCAAAAGAGGAACTGACCGGCGGTACGCCCGAAGAAAACGCAGGCTTCACCCGGGCCATTTTATCCGGTGAGGAAAGGGGGGCGAAGCGACAGGCTGTTTGTCTGAATGCAGGCGCGGCGCTATATCTGTTTAATAAGTCAGAAACAATAGCTGACGGTGTGCGTTTGTCCGAAGAACTGATCGACAGTGGTGCGGCAGCGCAGCAACTGCAGCGATTTGTAGAGGAAAGCAATGCATAAAGGATGAGATTATGAACATTTTAGAAAAAATCGCCCATAAAACGCGTGAGCGCATTAGGGCACAAAAGTCGCAGGTATCGCTTGCAGCCCTCTGTGCACAGGCGGAGGCTATGGAACCGGGGCGTAGCTTCCCTTTCGAGCGGGCGTTGCGGCAGGAGGGGCTTTCATTCATTTGTGAAATAAAAAAGGCAAGCCCGTCCAAAGGCATTATTGCCGAGGATTTTCCCTATCTGAACATTGCCCGCGAGTATGAGGCAGCAGGAGCGG from the Propionispora vibrioides genome contains:
- the nadE gene encoding NAD(+) synthase → MLKIALGQMEVIPGRPSDNFQTMLSIIQEARQHNCHMVIFPEMAIPGYLLGDTWEQPAFLRDCEYYGNKIIEASNHIIIVFGNVAVDWKKCGDDGRVRKYNAVFVAQNGQLQGADNFPYPFRIKTLLPNYREFDDTRHFFSLRKLAMERQEKLEDLLQPVTVQIDGKSCKLGCILCEDGWSDDYSISPIKLLQQNGPLNIIINISSSPYTLNKNNKRNRVFSEQARYAGVPLIYVNNVGLQNNGKTLYTFDGFSTVYNGQGDVVAYCPPFIALTQTITLDLQTKGLELPPITTPNDHDMKSIYTALRYGIEKFTAAIGIRRVVIGISGGIDSAVSAALYADILGPQNVLLVNMPSQFNSETTKGLAAELARNLGCLYTVMPIQETVDYTIKQISETPIINLADSSETKLSVSPFVTENIQARDRSSRILAGIAAAFGGGFTCNANKTETTVGYSTLYGDQSGFLAALSDLWKHQVYALAVYLNEQVFGRAVIPQRSIDIVPSAELSFEQAVDEGKGDPIIYPYHDYLFKSFMEHWHRATPEDILTWYKEGILEERIGCEPQVTKKIFATPADFINDLERWWKLYTGMAVAKRIQAPPVLAVSRRAYGFDHREAQNGPYYTAKYLAMKQELLQ
- the trpE gene encoding anthranilate synthase component I; this translates as MFPTLKQAKELAAQGYARIPISREMYADRFTPIEVMRTLKHVSSHCYMLESAEDARQWGRYTFLGFDPTAELSCKGKRLCIRAGTTVTEQVSHPGDAIRRILDENRSPKIEGLPPFTGGLVGYFSYSYIGYAEPSLKLVHEDGQFQEVDLMLFDKVIAFDHLRQKIILIVGARSAELETSYHKAVYELDQLVDLIRKGSKCEPQPPRLKTPLTPRFNREQYGGMVEKAQHYIREGDIFQAVLSNPLTAEMDGSLFDVYRVLRTSNPSPYMFYFFSNDIEIAGASPETLVKLKDGKLFTFPLAGTRPRGKTDAEDKALEAELLHDEKELAEHNMLVDLGRNDIGRISRIGTVKVEKYLAVERFSHVMHIGSTVTGTIREDKDAVDAIDSILPAGTLSGAPKIRACEIIHELEDCERGIYGGAIGYLDFTGNLDTCIAIRLAYKKDGKVCVRSGAGIVADSVPDSEYQECLNKASAVVRAIEIAQEGIDA
- a CDS encoding anthranilate synthase component II, which produces MILLIDNYDSFSYNLYQLIGVVNPDIQVIRNDEKTIAQIEAMRPEAIFLSPGPGKPSDAGVCVEAVRYFADKIPIFGVCLGHQAICEAFGATVSYASRLMHGKTSEAVLNTESRLFRGMGESLQVARYHSLAAVRGSLPDTLIVVAETAEGEIMAVEHTKYAVYGVQFHPESVMTPDGLSIIRNFLEENDHD
- the trpD gene encoding anthranilate phosphoribosyltransferase — its product is MIKEAILMLSKKQNLSYGEANQVMHEIMSGEATPVQMSAYLAALSMKGETIDEITGSAAGMRAHCIKLLHDMDVLEIVGTGGDGSHSFNISTTSSLVISAAGVPVAKHGNRAASSKCGSADVLEALGVNITISPERSAAMLKKIGICFLFAQNYHIAMKYVAPIRRELGIRTVFNILGPLSNPAGANLELMGVYDAELVEPLARVMYNLGVRRGMVVYGEDCLDEISMSAPTRVCEIAQGGEFHCYTITPEQFGYIRCAKEELTGGTPEENAGFTRAILSGEERGAKRQAVCLNAGAALYLFNKSETIADGVRLSEELIDSGAAAQQLQRFVEESNA